From the Deinococcus gobiensis I-0 genome, the window TCGTGAGCTGCACGTCCGGGTGGTCCTGAAACACCTCCTGGGCCAGGAGGAGGTCGGCGGGATTGTCGTCCACGAGGAGCACACGTAGGGCAGTCATGCCCGCAGTGTAGTGGGTCGGGTCCGGGCGACCGGGCGCGGGCGGGCCGGGTCATCCAACCCGCGCCACGTTGCGCGCGCCCGAGAGGCGGCACAATGGCGGGCATGACAGCCTCTTCTCCCCGCCCACAGACGATGGCGGAAAAGATCCTCTCGCGCCGGGGCGACCGCGCCGTGTACGCGGGCGACCTCGCGGTGGTCGAGGTCGATCAGGTGATGGTCGTGGATTCCATCGCCCAGAGCTTCATCGAGCGCATGGAGCGCGACCTCGCCGCCGTGCCCAAGTTCCCCGAGCGCGTGAGCATCGTCGTGGACCACGTGGCCCCGGCCAGCACCGTCAGCGTGGCGCAGGCGCAGAAAGAAGCGCGCGAGTACGCCGCCCGGACCGGCGTGCGTCTCTTCGACGTGGGACGCGGCATCTGCCATCAGGTGCTGATGGAAGAGGGCTTGGCCCGCCCCGGCTGGATCGTGCTGGGCAGCGACAGCCACAGCACCACCTACGGCGCGGTGGCGGCCTTCGGGACCGGCATGGGCGCGACCGACATCGCCCTGGCGGCGGCGAGCGGCAAGACCTGGCTGCGCGTGCCCGAGAGCGTCAAGGTGACCTTCAGCGGCGAGCTGCGCCCCGGCGTGAGCGCCAAGGACGCCGCGCTGGAGATGATCCGCGTGCTGGGGGCCGACGGCGCCACCTACGAGAGCGTCGAGATCCACGCGGGCGAGCGCTTCTCGCGCGGCGAGCGCATGACGCTGGCGAACCTGTGTGTCGAGGCCGGGGCCAAGGCCGGGCTGGTCGTGCCGGGCGGCGAGATCCTCACCGACTACGGCTACGACGTCCCCGAGTGGGTGTACCCCGACGAAGGGGCGACCTACCGGCAGACGGTCGAGATCGACCTCTCGGCTCTGAACCCCCGCATGAGCGCCCCGAACGAGGTGGACAACGTCCACGACGTGTCCGCGCTGCGCGGCCTGAAGGTGGATCAGGTGTTCATCGGGACCTGTACCAACGGGCGCATCGAGGACCTGCATGCGGCGGCCGAGGTGCTGCGCGGCCAGCGCGTGAACTCCGCCACCCGGCTGCTGATCATTCCGGCGAGCAGCGAGGTCATGGAACGGGCGATGGAAGACGGCACGCTGCTCACCCTGCAACGCGCCGGGGCGGTCCTGGGCACGCCGGGCTGCGGGCCGTGCATGGGCCGCCACCAGGGCGTGCTGGCTCCCGGCGAGGTCTGCGTGAGCACCAGCAACCGCAACTTCATCGGGCGCATGGGCGACAAGGACGCGCACATCTATCTCGCCAGCCCGGCGGTGGCGGCGGCGACGGCGGTCCTGGGCCACATCGCGCTGCCCGAGGACGTGCGCGCGGCGGTGGGCGCGTGAGCGTGGTGGAGGGCTATATCCAGGCGCGCAACCTCGCCGCCTGCCTGGACCTGCTCGCCGGGGTGGGGGAGACCGAGCTGGACGGCGGGGTGCTCGCCGCCTTCGAGACCGGCCTGAAGGGAACCAGCCCCGACCGCGACCGCTGGACGGTCCACGCGCTGGGCAGGCTGACCGCCGAGGCCGCGCGGGTGAACATCGGCGCGGGCCTGATCGCCTTCCGGGTCGAGGCCCCGCACGGTTACACGCGCGCCGTGTCGGCCGTGCTGCGGGCCTGCGGCGAGTACTTTCTGGAAGCGCAGGCTGCCCCGGCCGAAGCCGGACCGCCCCAGCCGGGCACAGACGCCTGAGCCCGTTCCGCCGCGCGTCAGCTCCGGCTTCCCCGCACCGTCTCCGGCCCCTTTCTCCCGATCAGACGGAGTGAGCGGCCCCGTTCCTGCCCCACCGAGGACCACCCATGCCCCGAATCTGGAAATTTGGCGACAGCGTAAACACCGACGACATCCTGCCCGGCAAGTTCGCGCCCTTCATGGCCGGCGAGGACGTGTTCCAGACCTTCGCCTTCCACTACATCCGCCCCGAGTTCGCGGGCGAGGTGCAGCCGGGCGACGTCTTGATCGGCGGGCGCAACTGGGGCCTGGGATCCAGCCGCGAGTACGCCCCGCAGGCCCTCAAGAAGCTGCGGATCGGCGCGATCGTCGCGCCCAGCTTCGCGCGCATCCACTACCGCAACCTGCTGAACCTGGGCATCCCGGCC encodes:
- a CDS encoding 3-isopropylmalate dehydratase large subunit, which gives rise to MAGMTASSPRPQTMAEKILSRRGDRAVYAGDLAVVEVDQVMVVDSIAQSFIERMERDLAAVPKFPERVSIVVDHVAPASTVSVAQAQKEAREYAARTGVRLFDVGRGICHQVLMEEGLARPGWIVLGSDSHSTTYGAVAAFGTGMGATDIALAAASGKTWLRVPESVKVTFSGELRPGVSAKDAALEMIRVLGADGATYESVEIHAGERFSRGERMTLANLCVEAGAKAGLVVPGGEILTDYGYDVPEWVYPDEGATYRQTVEIDLSALNPRMSAPNEVDNVHDVSALRGLKVDQVFIGTCTNGRIEDLHAAAEVLRGQRVNSATRLLIIPASSEVMERAMEDGTLLTLQRAGAVLGTPGCGPCMGRHQGVLAPGEVCVSTSNRNFIGRMGDKDAHIYLASPAVAAATAVLGHIALPEDVRAAVGA
- a CDS encoding 3-isopropylmalate dehydratase small subunit (catalyzes the formation of homoisocitrate from cis-homoaconitate), whose product is MPRIWKFGDSVNTDDILPGKFAPFMAGEDVFQTFAFHYIRPEFAGEVQPGDVLIGGRNWGLGSSREYAPQALKKLRIGAIVAPSFARIHYRNLLNLGIPAFEYDLTGLLEDGDEVNLDVNSGRLTYAGGPGRQGTVQLPPPPEFLREALAEGSILAFFKKHGRFPGERAPE